Proteins from one Leptonema illini DSM 21528 genomic window:
- a CDS encoding helix-turn-helix domain-containing protein: protein MVRSLSDDPGFQEEVERTIEERALGRMLGVLRNAAGLTQAEMADKMQCTQGRISKLEMAALRSIRIGDLVDYARALDLNLCISFERRSGGRGKQGVEESNLSIRIPDSLEKRMRKVL from the coding sequence ATGGTCCGCTCTCTTTCCGATGATCCTGGCTTCCAGGAAGAGGTTGAGAGGACCATTGAGGAAAGAGCCCTCGGACGGATGCTGGGCGTTCTGCGAAATGCCGCCGGATTGACTCAGGCCGAAATGGCCGATAAAATGCAGTGTACTCAGGGGCGGATTTCGAAACTCGAGATGGCCGCACTGAGATCCATTCGAATCGGCGATTTGGTCGATTATGCTCGTGCACTGGATCTGAACCTCTGCATTTCTTTCGAGCGGAGAAGTGGCGGGCGTGGGAAACAGGGGGTCGAAGAATCCAACCTGAGTATCAGAATCCCGGATTCGCTGGAAAAAAGAATGAGAAAGGTCCTGTAA
- the rplM gene encoding 50S ribosomal protein L13 gives MSTHLLKSQRTPYVRNEEIQQNWILVDAENQTLGRLASLIAYRIQGKHRVDQSFHQTVGDFVVVINAGKISVTGNKMDQKIYYHHSRYPGGLRETTLADKMDRDPAFALETAVKRMLPKGPRGRKMALQLKIYAGAEHPHQAQKPTPVVLNENKQ, from the coding sequence ATGAGCACCCATCTTCTCAAGTCACAGAGAACGCCCTATGTGCGTAACGAAGAGATCCAGCAGAACTGGATTCTCGTCGACGCCGAGAATCAAACCCTGGGCCGTCTTGCCTCTCTGATTGCCTACCGCATTCAGGGCAAGCACCGTGTAGACCAGTCTTTTCACCAGACGGTGGGTGACTTTGTCGTCGTCATCAATGCCGGGAAGATTTCCGTCACCGGCAACAAGATGGATCAGAAGATCTATTATCATCACTCCCGCTATCCGGGCGGTCTGCGTGAAACGACGCTGGCCGACAAGATGGACCGTGATCCGGCCTTCGCCCTCGAAACGGCGGTCAAGCGCATGCTGCCCAAAGGCCCTCGTGGCCGTAAGATGGCTCTGCAGCTGAAGATCTACGCCGGAGCGGAGCATCCGCATCAGGCACAGAAGCCGACTCCCGTCGTGCTGAACGAAAACAAGCAATAA
- the rpsI gene encoding 30S ribosomal protein S9, producing MTETTKTRPARTIFVGRRKTSVARVKIVDGSGTVTVNGKTVEQYLPVLRMRKHATQPLDVASLSTKVDVLVNVNGGGVDGQAGAIRLGIARALIARDPALRPLLKSNGMLRRDPRMVERKKYGLRKARRGTQFSKR from the coding sequence ATGACAGAAACAACGAAAACCCGTCCGGCACGCACCATATTCGTAGGCCGTCGTAAAACATCCGTAGCTCGCGTGAAAATCGTCGATGGTAGCGGAACCGTTACTGTGAACGGAAAGACCGTCGAGCAGTATCTGCCCGTTCTGCGTATGCGCAAGCATGCGACGCAGCCTCTTGATGTTGCCTCTCTGTCGACGAAGGTCGACGTGCTGGTGAACGTCAACGGTGGCGGCGTCGACGGACAGGCCGGCGCCATCCGCCTCGGTATTGCCCGTGCTCTGATCGCTCGTGATCCCGCTCTGCGTCCGCTTCTCAAGTCGAACGGCATGCTGCGTCGTGATCCGAGAATGGTAGAACGTAAGAAATACGGTCTGCGCAAAGCACGTCGCGGAACGCAGTTCTCGAAACGCTGA
- a CDS encoding FeoB-associated Cys-rich membrane protein, translated as MNLDLLLIGAIILAALLYLGHLGIKSLHSMQKKESSACGKCGCSEKVS; from the coding sequence ATGAATCTCGATCTGCTCTTGATCGGAGCCATCATCCTCGCAGCCCTTCTCTACCTCGGGCATCTTGGCATCAAATCCCTGCATTCTATGCAGAAAAAAGAATCCTCTGCCTGCGGCAAATGCGGCTGCTCGGAGAAGGTCTCATGA
- a CDS encoding FeoA family protein — protein MSALHRLLPGQSGIIEGYELEDESVLRLGEMGLIPGQQVKILKVAPLGDPIEIEIMHYRLCLRKREAAKIQVRPLP, from the coding sequence ATGAGCGCCCTTCACCGTCTGCTGCCCGGGCAGAGCGGTATCATCGAAGGCTATGAACTCGAAGATGAGTCCGTTCTGCGCCTCGGCGAGATGGGCCTCATTCCGGGCCAGCAGGTGAAGATTCTTAAAGTTGCTCCTCTTGGCGATCCGATCGAGATCGAAATCATGCACTACCGCCTCTGTCTGCGCAAGCGCGAGGCGGCAAAAATCCAGGTCCGCCCCCTTCCTTAA
- the feoB gene encoding ferrous iron transport protein B has protein sequence MQSTETRTIHIALAGNPNTGKTTLFNALCGTHQKTGNYPGVTVEKKTGYFREGGMQFAVVDLPGLYSLRPSAPDERISADILTGRQKDTALPDLVLVVVDATNLERNLHLLAQLTEMQLPVAVALTMTDLLEEEGILLNIEALRNRLGLPLFDVNVRSAQSIDRLRRSLADLAQNAASFRAKPLSEGYLPAALEDLIAKANERRPAGVRALSRFELLNLIFFPSDTDAWLRSSNGLMSSPDFLSFVQETREQAKAVGAAAPSMVTQARYRAAAEIREGCEKRSAVKRLSRTDRIDRILTHKFFGLAAFIGVMAVVFQSIYTGAAPLMDLIDGAFGSLGDAVGSIGWLTPLMKSFLVDGIIAGVGSVIIFVPQIAILFALIAFLEDSGYLARASFLMDRLLGWTGLNGRSFIPLLSSFACAIPGIMAARVIADEKARKATILVAPLMSCSARLPVYILFIGAFIEPVYGTIAAVTALFAMHLLGIAVALPGAFILNRGILRTPQMPFIMEMPAYRLPVLRNVFFRVKEAVWNFTKRAGTIIFAFSVVIWALSYFPRNEKAADAYVEPLALQLQALNTAAHVDDPQKAVQLEIDKEMLITQMANDRAAFYLENSYLGRMGRAIQPFFAPLGFDWRLSVGIVSAFPAREVIIATLGIINNVGADADEESDDLRSSLLNSTDESGAALYTPLTAITLMVFFALCAQCMSTLAIIQKELGHWIYPVGVFVYMTGLAYALAYAVHEIGLWLIGT, from the coding sequence ATGCAGAGCACAGAGACCCGCACCATTCATATCGCCCTTGCCGGTAACCCCAACACCGGCAAGACCACTCTCTTCAACGCCCTCTGCGGCACGCATCAGAAGACCGGGAATTATCCGGGCGTAACCGTCGAAAAAAAGACGGGCTACTTTCGCGAAGGGGGGATGCAGTTCGCCGTCGTCGATCTTCCGGGCCTCTATTCGCTGCGTCCGTCGGCGCCCGACGAACGCATCTCGGCCGACATCCTCACCGGTCGTCAGAAAGATACGGCGTTGCCCGATCTCGTTCTTGTCGTCGTCGATGCGACGAACCTTGAACGCAATCTGCATCTGCTGGCACAGTTAACCGAGATGCAGCTTCCCGTCGCCGTCGCCCTGACGATGACCGATCTTCTTGAAGAAGAGGGCATTCTACTGAATATCGAGGCGCTGCGAAATCGACTCGGTCTTCCTCTATTCGATGTGAACGTGCGCAGCGCGCAGAGCATCGATCGGTTGCGTCGTTCGCTGGCCGATCTGGCGCAGAACGCCGCTTCTTTCAGGGCAAAGCCGTTAAGCGAAGGCTATCTTCCCGCCGCTCTTGAAGATCTGATCGCAAAGGCGAACGAGAGGCGGCCGGCCGGCGTGCGGGCGCTCTCGCGCTTCGAGCTTCTGAATCTTATCTTTTTTCCGTCTGACACCGACGCCTGGCTGCGATCCAGCAACGGGCTCATGTCTTCGCCCGACTTCCTATCCTTCGTGCAAGAAACGAGAGAACAGGCGAAGGCAGTGGGTGCGGCCGCTCCGTCTATGGTCACACAGGCGCGCTACAGAGCGGCGGCCGAGATACGCGAAGGCTGTGAGAAACGCTCGGCGGTGAAACGTCTCAGCCGCACCGATCGCATCGATCGAATACTCACGCATAAGTTCTTCGGCCTTGCCGCCTTTATCGGCGTGATGGCCGTCGTCTTTCAATCGATTTATACGGGCGCCGCTCCGCTGATGGATCTGATCGACGGCGCATTCGGATCTCTCGGCGACGCGGTCGGTTCGATCGGATGGTTAACTCCGCTTATGAAGTCGTTCCTGGTGGACGGCATCATCGCCGGCGTCGGTTCGGTGATCATATTTGTGCCGCAGATCGCCATCCTCTTCGCTCTGATCGCCTTTCTTGAGGATTCGGGTTATCTTGCCCGTGCCTCTTTCCTGATGGACCGCCTTCTCGGATGGACGGGCCTGAACGGACGCTCCTTTATTCCGCTTCTTTCAAGCTTTGCCTGCGCCATTCCCGGTATCATGGCGGCGCGCGTCATCGCCGACGAGAAGGCGCGCAAGGCGACGATCCTTGTGGCGCCTCTGATGTCGTGTTCGGCGCGACTGCCCGTCTACATCCTCTTTATCGGGGCCTTTATCGAGCCCGTTTACGGAACGATCGCCGCCGTAACCGCTCTCTTTGCGATGCATCTGCTCGGCATCGCCGTCGCCCTGCCCGGCGCCTTTATCCTGAATCGCGGCATTCTGCGCACGCCACAGATGCCTTTTATTATGGAGATGCCCGCCTACCGCCTGCCCGTTCTGCGTAACGTTTTCTTTCGCGTGAAAGAGGCCGTGTGGAATTTCACAAAGCGAGCCGGAACGATTATCTTCGCCTTCTCGGTCGTCATCTGGGCGCTTTCGTACTTTCCCCGTAACGAGAAGGCAGCCGATGCCTATGTGGAGCCGCTGGCGCTGCAACTCCAGGCCCTGAATACGGCCGCACACGTCGATGATCCGCAGAAGGCCGTTCAGCTTGAGATCGATAAAGAGATGCTCATCACGCAGATGGCTAACGATCGAGCGGCCTTTTATTTAGAGAACAGTTATCTCGGACGTATGGGCCGCGCCATTCAGCCCTTCTTCGCTCCTCTTGGCTTCGACTGGAGGCTGTCGGTGGGAATCGTAAGCGCCTTTCCGGCACGCGAGGTCATCATCGCCACGCTGGGCATCATCAACAACGTCGGCGCCGACGCCGACGAGGAATCCGACGATCTGCGCTCGTCGCTGCTTAACAGCACCGACGAAAGCGGAGCGGCTCTTTATACGCCGCTGACGGCGATCACGCTGATGGTCTTCTTCGCCCTCTGCGCCCAGTGCATGAGCACGCTTG